The Synergistaceae bacterium DNA window CTGCCCCATCAGGCGGAGGGGGACCTGGTTTCAGATTTTCTGGACGCCGCTGCGGAGGAAAAAGTTCCCGTTGTGGAACTGGCCGGTCGGGACCCCACAGACATCGTCCCCCCGCTGAAAAAGGCCGGAGTCAAAGTCATTCATAAATCCACGGCGGTCCGGTTCGCTCAAAAAGCGGAAAAAGCCGGAGTGGATGCGGTGTCCGTCGTGGGGTTCGAGTGCGCGGGACACCCCGGCCTGGACGATGTCCCGACGATGGTGTTGATTCCCCGGGTGGTGGACAGCGTCAAAGTTCCGGTCCTGGCCGGCGGCGGCATCTGCGACAGCCGAACTTATGCCGCCGCGCGATGTCTGGGCGCCGCGGGCGTTGTCATGGGAACCCGCTTTGTCGCCACCCGGGAATGCATCCTGCACCCGAATTTCAAGCAGGCCCTTCTGGAGGCGGACGAGCGTTCGACGGCGCTGGTGCAGCGTCCCATACGCAACGTGGCGCGCAACTACAAAAATGACCTCTGTAAAGAGCTGCTGGAGCTGGAAGCCAACGGAACGCCCACTCTGGAGCAGATTTTGACTTTTGTGAACGGTCAGCGCCAGCGCGCCGCCTACGAAAGCGGGGACGTCAACGGCGGCATGTTCCCCATGGGACAGTGCGCGGGCAACATCAGGGAGATTCTGAGCGTTCGGGAGGTCATAGAAGAAATCGCCGTCAACTCTGAAAAATTATTGAGGTCCCTCTGCGGATAAAAGAACGCCGCTTCAGGACCTCAGACTGACAGAAATTGCTCTGACCGATACCAATTTGCTTTCAATCAAGCG harbors:
- a CDS encoding nitronate monooxygenase, with amino-acid sequence MKSILCDLFGTEYPVMQGGLQWLAVPEFAAAVSAAGALGTLSSSLYSSKRDLIEGIRKVRSLTDKPFAVNISMLPHQAEGDLVSDFLDAAAEEKVPVVELAGRDPTDIVPPLKKAGVKVIHKSTAVRFAQKAEKAGVDAVSVVGFECAGHPGLDDVPTMVLIPRVVDSVKVPVLAGGGICDSRTYAAARCLGAAGVVMGTRFVATRECILHPNFKQALLEADERSTALVQRPIRNVARNYKNDLCKELLELEANGTPTLEQILTFVNGQRQRAAYESGDVNGGMFPMGQCAGNIREILSVREVIEEIAVNSEKLLRSLCG